A genomic window from Vitis riparia cultivar Riparia Gloire de Montpellier isolate 1030 chromosome 18, EGFV_Vit.rip_1.0, whole genome shotgun sequence includes:
- the LOC117906159 gene encoding thioredoxin-like yields MALENCFQVSTVSCARAGVLQSHHPFSAKEKLNLPTCKGVKPSILSFSSSPSSLDYSFHRICRKSRIVCKAREAVDEVKVVTDSSWSNDVIASENPVLVEFWAPWCGPCRMIAPVIDELAKEYAGKIVCCKVNTDDCPNIATQYGIRSIPTVLFFKNGERKESVIGAVPKSTLTATIEKYVEI; encoded by the exons ATGGCTCTGGAGAATTGTTTTCAAGTGAGCACAGTGTCTTGTGCTAGAGCTGGTGTTCTTCAGTCCCACCATCCATTTTCTGCTAAGGAAAAGCTTAATTTGCCGACATGTAAAGGAGTCAAACCGTCCATTTTATCATTCTCCTCCTCACCTTCTTCCTTGGATTACTCCTTCCATCGCATCTGCCGCAAGTCCCGCATTGTCTGCAAAGCTCGCGAGGCCGTAGATGAAG TTAAAGTGGTGACAGATTCAAGCTGGAGTAACGATGTGATTGCAAGTGAAAACCCAGTTCTAGTGGAGTTTTGGGCACCATGGTGTGGGCCTTGTCGGATGATTGCGCCAGTGATCGATGAATTAGCCAAGGAGTATGCAGGAAAGATCGTGTGCTGCAAGGTCAACACTGACGATTGTCCAAACATTGCCACCCAGTATGGAATAAGGAGCATCCCCACTGTTCTCTTTTTCAAGAATGGGGAGAGGAAGGAGAGTGTGATTGGCGCGGTGCCCAAGTCCACCCTCACTGCCACCATAGAGAAATATGTAGAGATATGA